In the Quercus lobata isolate SW786 chromosome 5, ValleyOak3.0 Primary Assembly, whole genome shotgun sequence genome, one interval contains:
- the LOC115990976 gene encoding uncharacterized protein LOC115990976, translated as MENLAENWQKLSLNDREDENLELPEQNSSNDFILATKFLSERDLSVEAVIRTFSPLWWSVKGFEVRRVGDHVLLFMFNNKEEAKKILSNAPWGFDKHLVVLQWYDREVIIRALEFSKILVWVQVHDIPMRFLKRKVAEGLCEVVGSVCRVDDGNEMDGGSFMRVRVLININTPLCKGRRFSSSQGEQGWVSFKYERLPNLCYWCACLSHGDRDCEIWLESEGQLKKEEQAYGS; from the coding sequence ATGGAAAACTTGGCGGAGAATTGGCAGAAGCTATCATTGAACGATAGAGAAGATGAAAACTTAGAACTACCTGAacagaactcatcaaatgattTTATCCTGGCTACAAAATTCCTCTCAGAGAGAGATTTGAGTGTTGAGGCAGTTATTAGAACTTTTAGCCCTTTGTGGTGGTCAGTGAAGGGCTTTGAGGTAAGAAGAGTAGGAGACCATGTTTTATTGTTTATGTTCAACAATAaggaagaagcaaaaaaaatccTTAGCAATGCGCCATGGGGCTTCGACAAACACCTTGTGGTGCTACAATGGTACGACAGAGAAGTGATTATCAGGGCTTTAGAATTTAGTAAGATCCTAGTCTGGGTTCAGGTCCACGATATCCCGATGAGATTTTTGAAGCGTAAGGTTGCAGAAGGTTTGTGTGAGGTAGTGGGCTCAGTCTGCAGAGTGGATGACGGTAATGAGATGGATGGAGGGAGCTTTATGAGGGTCAGGGTTCTTATAAACATAAATACACCACTTTGCAAGGGGAGAcgattttcttcttctcaaggGGAACAAGGCTGGGTTTCTTTCAAGTATGAAAGATTACCTAACCTGTGCTATTGGTGTGCATGCTTAAGCCATGGAGACAGAGACTGCGAAATATGGTTAGAGAGTGAAGGTCAGTTGAAGAAGGAAGAGCAAGCTTATGGATCCTAG